In Apodemus sylvaticus chromosome 8, mApoSyl1.1, whole genome shotgun sequence, one genomic interval encodes:
- the LOC127691501 gene encoding mast cell protease 4-like, whose protein sequence is MQALLFLVALLLPFGAGAEEIIDGVEAKPYSRPYMVYLTIFREEVYACGGFLINPQFVVTAAHCGGREIIVTLGAHNVNKGEPTQQKIKVEEQIIHPEFDSSSKLNDIMLLKLQKKAQLTRAVDVISLPSSSDFVKPGKMCWAAGWGQTGVNESMSDTLREVELRIMDKKACKDCSKYNDNIQVCVGSPTTLKSVYKGDSGGPLVCAGVAHGIVSKGAGDAKPPAVFTRISSYVPWIYTVLKGK, encoded by the exons ATGCAGGCCCTACTGTTCCTGGTGGCACTTCTGTTGCCTtttggagctggagctg AGGAGATTATTGATGGTGTTGAGGCTAAACCATACTCCCGCCCTTACATGGTGTATCTGACTATCTTCCGTGAGGAAGTTTACGCCTGTGGTGGGTTTCTCATCAACCCCCAATTCGTGGTGACTGCTGCACACTGTGGAGGAAG aGAAATCATTGTCACCCTTGGAGCTCATAATGTGAACAAGGGAGAACCCACACAgcagaaaataaaagtagaagAACAAATCATTCACCCAGAGTTCGATTCCTCTTCCAAACTCAATGACATCATGTTACTGAAG CTTCAAAAGAAAGCACAGTTGACTCGTGCTGTGGATGTAATTTCCCTGCCTAGTTCCTCTGACTTTGTCAAGCCTGGGAAGATGTGCTGGGCAGCTGGCTGGGGGCAAACTGGAGTGAATGAATCTATGTCAGATACCCTGAGAGAGGTTGAACTGAGGATCATGGATAAAAAGGCCTGTAAAGACTGTTCAAAGTACAATGATAATATCCAGGTCTGTGTGGGCAGTCCCACAACATTAAAATCAGTATACAAG GGAGACTCTGGGGGACCATTAGTGTGTGCTGGTGTGGCCCATGGCATTGTATCTAAAGGGGCTGGAGATGCAAAGCCCCCTGCAGTCTTCACCCGAATCTCCTCATATGTGCCCTGGATTTATACTGTCTTAAAGGGCAAGTAG